Proteins co-encoded in one Aspergillus flavus chromosome 2, complete sequence genomic window:
- a CDS encoding putative methyltransferase, with protein sequence MLPTPCTSHVSFDTIYEPSEDSYLFLDTLASPSESAWLTQRFNATSSSPNQSTASPLVVELGTGSGVVLGFVAANSQVIFGRRDILPLGIDVNRNACIATRETANKAIKERQTDNESEANCQKTVYLSSVMADLGSSLRPGSVDVLMFNPPYVPSEDLPRLPSVTEQDVDESGMSRSAKFERDSYFLSLTYAGGRDGMETTDRLLEEIPGLLAPGRGVAYVLFCAQNRPQEVKERIRAWGDGWQAETVGNSGQQAGWEKLVIVRIWKETA encoded by the coding sequence atGCTCCCCACTCCGTGCACATCCCACGTCTCCTTCGACACCATCTACGAACCCTCCGAAGACTCTTACCTCTTCCTCGACACCCTCGCCTCACCGTCCGAATCAGCATGGCTCACTCAACGCTTCAACGCTACCTCCTCGTCCCCAAACCAATCCACCGCCTCACCCCTAGTCGTTGAGCTTGGAACCGGCTCAGGAGTCGTGCTCGGCTTCGTAGCAGCCAACTCGCAAGTGATCTTTGGACGGCGCGATATCCTCCCTCTAGGAATTGACGTGAATCGGAATGCCTGCATTGCGACCCGTGAAACAGCCAATAAAGCAATTAAAGAACGACAAACCGATAATGAATCAGAAGCCAACTGTCAGAAGACGGTGTATCTGTCCTCAGTCATGGCTGATCTAGGGAGCTCCCTTCGCCCAGGCAGCGTGGACGTCCTTATGTTCAATCCGCCGTACGTGCCCAGCGAGGACTTGCCGCGCTTACCCTCCGTCACAGAACAGGATGTCGACGAGTCGGGGATGTCGAGGTCTGCGAAGTTTGAGCGCGACTCGTACTTCTTGTCGCTGACGTATGCTGGAGGGCGAGATGGGATGGAGACGACGGATCGGTTGTTGGAGGAGATCCCCGGGTTGTTGGCTCCTGGTCGTGGAGTAGCATATGTGCTGTTTTGCGCGCAGAATCGGCCGCAGGAGGTTAAGGAGAGGATCAGGGCTTGGGGAGATGGATGGCAGGCAGAAACAGTTGGCAACAGTGGTCAGCAGGCTGGGTGGGAGAAGTTGGTTATTGTTCGGATATGGAAGGAAACAGCGTGA
- a CDS encoding alternative oxidase-domain-containing protein, which produces MNSITTTVPLRAASLPKSYLHLTLRGCTGSVATAGLRCSSPLLASRINHQNTKRFISSTPQTQTKEFFPPPNAPHIKEVETAWAHPVYTEEQMRRVTVAHRETKDWADWVALGTVRLLRWGMDFVTGYRHPPPGKEHEAKFQMTEQKWLTRFVFLESVAGVPGMVGGMLRHLRSLRRMKRDNGWIETLLEEAYNERMHLLTFLKLAEPGWFMRLMVLGAQGVFFNGFFLSYLMSPRICHRFVGYLEEEAVLTYTRAIQDIEHGKLPKWTKLEAPEIAVQYWKMPEGQRTMKDLLMYVRADEAKHREVNHTLGNLNQAADPNPYSVKYKDPSKAHPGKGIANLKATGWEREEVI; this is translated from the exons ATGAATTCGATAACAACCACCGTGCCCCTTAGGGCAGCCTCCCTTCCGAAGTCCTACCTGCACCTCACACTCCGAGGATGCACAGGTTCTGTTGCCACAGCTGGACTACGATGCAGCAGTCCATTGCTAGCCAGCAGAATCAACCATCAGAACACCAAGCGTTTCATCTCATCGACGCCGCAGACACAAACGAAGGAATTCTTCCCTCCACCAAATGCGCCTCACATCAAGGAGGTAGAGACGGCTTGGGCCCACCCTGT TTATACCGAAGAACAGATGCGCCGGGTCACAGTTGCTCACCGGGAAACGAAGGACTGGGCAGACTGGGTAGCTCTCGGCACCGTTCGATTGCTTCGATGGGGCATGGACTTTGTAACCGGGTACCGACATCCTCCTCCGGGCAAAGAACATGAGGCCAAGTTCCAGATGACCGAGCAGAAATGGCTCACTCGATTCGTCTTCCTGGAGAGTGTTGCTGGTGTGCCAGGAATGGTTGGAGGCATGTTGAGACATCTAAGGAGCCTGAGACGGATGAAGAGGGACAATGGATGGATCGAAACTTTGCTCGAGGAGGCATACAATGAACGCATGCATCTGCTCACTTTCTTGAAACTCGCCGAGCCAGGGTGGTTTATGCGACTCATGGTCCTTGGCGCACAAGGcgtcttcttcaacggcttcttcctctcctacCTCATGTCGCCCCGCATCTGCCACCGATTCGTTGGCtaccttgaagaagaggcAGTGCTCACCTACACTCGAGCAATTCAAGATATCGAACACGGCAAACTTCCCAAGTGGACCAAGCTGGAAGCCCCGGAGATTGCCGTTCAATACTGGAAGATGCCTGAGGGCCAGCGGACTATGAAGGACCTGTTGATGTATGTCCGCGCGGATGAGGCCAAGCACCGTGAAGTGAACCACACGCTCGGAAACTTGAATCAAGCCGCAGACCCCAACCCGTACTCGGTCAAGTACAAGGACCCAAGCAAAGCCCATCCTGGTAAGGGCATTGCGAATCTGAAAGCAACGGggtgggagagagaagaggtgATTTGA
- a CDS encoding putative small nuclear ribonucleoprotein SmD1 (small nuclear ribonucleoprotein Sm D1), producing MKLVRFLMKCANETVTIELKNGTILHGTITSVSPQMNTSLRTVKMTPKGRDPISLDTINIRGSTIRYYILPDSLPLDTLLVDDQPKPKNKARKEADRGGRGGGGRGGPRGRGRGRGRGRGRGF from the exons ATGAAGCTCGTCCG GTTTTTGATGAAGTGCGCCAATGAGACGGTGACTATTGAGTTGAAGAATG GCACAATCCTCCATGGCACAATCACCTCGGTCTCCCCGCAGATGAACACCTCGCTGCGCACCGTCAAGATGACCCCCAAGGGCCGCGACCCTATCTCGCTCGACACCATCAACATCCGAGGCTCGACGATCCGCTACTACATTCTCCCGGACAGTCTGCCCCTGGATACTCTTCTTGTTGACGACCAGCCGAAGCCTAAGAACAAGGCGCGCAAGGAGGCTGACCGTGGCGGTcgcggcggcggcggccgTGGTGGCCCTCGCGGCAGGGGCCGTGGACGCGGCCGGGGACGTGGACGTGGATTCTAA
- a CDS encoding acetate non-utilizing protein 9 → MRALSRLLMATPSTMGSKSSLSEALALLPPLQLYRRILRVHRKKLDPEMRILGDSYLKSEFRAHRNVENPLHIIGFLTEWQLYAQKLEGDTWVGEKLDKNKLDKMSDQQIGQLYELMNAIKNDGEGEGEGEGEQK, encoded by the exons ATGCGCGCCCTATCCCGCCTCCTAATGGCCACGCCCTCAACCATGGGCTCCAAATCCAGCCTCAGCGAGGCCCTCgccctcctccctcctctccAACTCTACCGCCGCATCCTCCGCGTCCACCGCAAGAAACTCGACCCCGAGATGCGCATCCTCGGCGACTCTTACCTGAAGAGCGAATTTAGGGCGCATCGGAATGTGGAGAATCCGTTGCATATT ATCGGGTTCTTGACGGAGTGGCAGTTATATGCCCAGAAATTGGAGGGCGATACTTGGGTTGGTGAGAAATTAGATAAGAATAAGTTGGATAAGATGAGTG ACCAGCAAATCGGCCAATTATATGAACTTATGAACGCTATCAAGAATGATGGGGAGGGCGAGGGTGAGGGCGAAGGCGAGCAGAAATGA
- a CDS encoding acylphosphatase, whose translation MSTQRIAFKVSGTVQGVGFRDFTQRRASEFGLKGFVRNTTCGRVEGEAQGTPESIQKLLKEINNGPRLAHVVKVEKKDLAVQDSETHFGVRRTSESAFDDTN comes from the exons ATGTCTACCCAGCGG ATTGCATTTAAAGTCAGTGGTACCGTTCAAG GTGTCGGCTTCCG TGACTTCACCCAGAGGCGTGCATCTGAATTTGGCTTAAAAGGCTTTGTGAGAAATACTACCTGTGGACGG GTCGAAGGTGAAGCCCAAGGAACTCCAGAGTCCATCCAAAAACTGCTCAAGGAGATCAACAACGGCCCACGACTCGCGCATGTGGTTAaagtggagaagaaagatctTGCCGTTCAGGATAGTGAGACTCATTTCGGTGTTAGGCGGACCTCCGAGTCGGCCTTTGATGACACGAACTGA
- a CDS encoding cortical protein KAR9-domain-containing protein, which produces MFTTSTVTTAPTHPDSGPKTPTTSSLSQLLSSPPPPPPPAVAVSPPENSSPRRIKSKSSLRSLRSLGSSLHDDDLDDFHDQAGSDKSLIRPSILRRLSPGLAARVKLLDGSHRNATPTRNPGAVGRIPEEHIKELDNRNKDLSIKIEKRGRSWNAIHLGGKGRRPQQIESTYLEVHDPDTELPSPVESESVEPVEETSTSVANQDPLEETLVEQAPDASATQEVEELEVEEPEEAPVAMAAVASPRASVGIESGASPNTQVEHAQTDFEKYIQSTSDNEAEQPPPPPPKDLPRPTSANSNVQSYFNPQGLQRPESIYSFSRASFSHQLTQLTSIPLPQPSSLEASIAAIPNAPLAVKSLTGSAAQIQIWIKKASDVLSGLDAEDEVEWAAAGGREGLDGIDKAITRFEGLMNIYVKAIEDVQLRDDICNVSADSLKTIVIQMDSILQSWADIKNRLRNVKEQVELAMEWEELWNTILGDVSAEVESLSRLLFEIEEKRHINMANAWAADQESNSGLDISELETIVEETPNNGSFSNSNRHSILFDAPPTLDTPLIQTPQDDSEHADLIAVFARIQPLRASLAFLPMRLSMFQCRAERIFPSACAEMEERRKGLEKSYRTLEADAEALRKEFSEDRWVLVFRNAGMQARKMFLSVERSIAKLQEALETGAHVHNPAGLAKRVESYEAKKQHYVPAIERVISLIEKGVKDQLTVNGETVNLLSDMASRMDALKRSVEVMDSSLTEYNVAPGQHLRDSISTIVTMDSPATSLIDTPGSSPPSSVVMTPANKGSGASMGSSSRRGSSVGSVARSTVAKVRRYSGIPQPTATLTVKKSAIPKPILTAPSPSKPSGLYTPTPAAKKVPRPPPPAKDNRPRWNSSVNTNDLEVGHVYKSNTPFRKSSAPGRTSRPLSMMSRRDFAVSPAPSTTRSPSRVSSRVSSRLASRSPNRTGSPTPNRSLLDPPPYSKLRRPPGAEGINNTPRNRQSFAGLSFGRSVSHDYNRGLLSPTKAERPGTALGHGGSRRISLLPLPRNKSGRDSSAGTRSKPSERPPWR; this is translated from the coding sequence ATGTTCACCACGTCAACTGTCACAACTGCACCCACCCACCCGGATTCCGGTCCGAAGACGCCCACGACATCGTCATTATCGCAGTTGCTAtcttctccccctcctcctccaccacccgcGGTCGCCGTATCTCCTCCAGAGAATTCATCACCGCGACGAATCAAGTCGAAATCATCCCTGCGCAGTCTCCGCAGTCTCGGGAGTAGCCTTCACGACGACGATCTCGACGATTTCCACGATCAGGCTGGGTCGGACAAATCACTCATTCGTCCCTCCATCCTTCGCCGCTTGTCTCCTGGTCTAGCAGCGCGCGTCAAGCTGTTGGACGGGAGTCACAGGAACGCGACTCCCACTCGCAACCCAGGTGCTGTTGGTCGGATCCCCGAAGAGCACATCAAGGAATTAGACAACCGCAACAAAGACCTCTCGATAAAGATTGAAAAGAGAGGCCGATCGTGGAATGCTATACACTTGGGTGGTAAAGGTAGACGACCACAACAGATTGAGTCGACCTATTTGGAGGTTCACGACCCGGACACAGAATTGCCTTCCCCAGTTGAGTCAGAATCGGTAGAACCTGTCGAGGAAACCTCCACATCGGTCGCAAACCAAGACCCCCTTGAAGAAACACTAGTCGAGCAAGCGCCAGACGCCAGCGCAACCCAAGAAgtggaagaactggaagTGGAAGAGCCGGAAGAAGCTCCAGTGGCCATGGCTGCCGTTGCGTCTCCGCGAGCGTCAGTGGGCATCGAATCAGGTGCATCCCCTAACACACAGGTCGAACATGCCCAAACAGATTTCGAGAAGTATATCCAAAGTACCAGTGACAACGAAGCTGAGCAGCCCCCTCCGCCTCCACCGAAAGACTTGCCGCGCCCAACGTCGGCCAATTCGAACGTACAATCCTACTTTAACCCCCAGGGTTTGCAGCGCCCCGAATCAATATACTCCTTCTCTCGCGCGTCCTTCAGTCACCAGCTAACCCAGCTCACCTCCATTCCTCTACCCCAACCGTCGTCATTAGAAGCCAGCATTGCTGCAATACCAAACGCGCCATTGGCCGTCAAATCGCTCACTGGCTCCGCAGCTCAAATTCAGATATGGATCAAAAAGGCCTCCGATGTGTTAAGTGGTTTAGATGCGGAGGACGAAGTGGAGTGGGCGGCAGCAGGCGGACGAGAAGGGCTAGATGGGATCGACAAAGCAATTACGCGGTTCGAAGGCCTGATGAACATTTACGTGAAAGCAATTGAAGATGTGCAGCTCCGAGATGACATTTGCAATGTTAGTGCCGACAGTTTGAAGACCATTGTGATTCAGATGGACAGTATATTACAAAGCTGGGCAGATATCAAGAACCGGCTCAGAAATGTTAAGGAACAGGTGGAGTTGGCCATGGAATGGGAGGAGCTTTGGAATACCATTTTGGGGGATGTCAGCGCCGAGGTTGAGAGTCTGAGCCGCCTACTCTTTGAGATCGAAGAGAAGCGACACATCAATATGGCAAATGCATGGGCCGCTGACCAGGAGTCGAATAGCGGGCTCGATATTAGCGAGTTGGAGACAATTGTCGAGGAAACACCGAATAACGGCAGCTTTTCGAACAGTAACCGACACAGTATCTTATTCGATGCGCCACCGACCCTGGATACCCCCCTCATCCAAACCCCACAGGATGATTCGGAGCATGCGGATCTCATCGCTGTATTTGCCCGGATACAACCCCTGCGGGCATCCCTTGCGTTCTTGCCAATGCGGCTGTCCATGTTTCAATGCAGAGCCGAGAGGATTTTCCCCAGCGCCTGCGCGGAGATGGAAGAGCGGCGAAAAGGGCTAGAGAAGAGCTATAGAACCCTGGAGGCAGATGCGGAAGCTCTGCGGAAGGAGTTCAGTGAGGACCGGTGGGTTCTTGTATTCCGCAATGCCGGCATGCAAGCGCGGAAAATGTTCCTGTCGGTCGAACGAAGCATTGCCAAGTTGCAAGAAGCCCTCGAAACAGGTGCTCATGTGCATAACCCGGCGGGACTAGCGAAGCGCGTGGAAAGTTACGAGGCCAAAAAGCAGCACTACGTCCCTGCGATCGAACGAGTAATATCTCTTATCGAGAAGGGCGTGAAGGACCAACTGACGGTTAACGGCGAGACAGTGAACCTCCTGTCAGACATGGCATCGAGGATGGATGCGCTGAAGAGGAGCGTGGAGGTGATGGATTCATCGCTTACTGAGTACAACGTGGCCCCGGGCCAGCACTTACGCGACTCTATATCAACCATTGTCACCATGGACAGTCCCGCCACTAGTCTTATCGACACTCCTGGCAGCTCCCCACCTTCATCGGTGGTCATGACCCCGGCTAACAAAGGCTCGGGTGCTTCTATGGGAAGCTCTAGCAGACGGGGCAGTTCTGTGGGCTCAGTCGCCCGGAGTACCGTGGCCAAGGTTCGACGATACTCAGGGATACCCCAGCCCACGGCAACCCTGACTGTCAAGAAATCGGCGATCCCGAAACCGATACTGACGGCCCCATCTCCCTCGAAGCCAAGTGGTCTATACACACCTACTCCAGCTGCGAAGAAGGTGCCACGCCCGCCTCCACCTGCCAAAGACAATCGCCCACGATGGAATTCGAGTGTGAACACCAATGATCTGGAAGTCGGCCATGTCTACAAATCGAACACGCCATTTCGCAAGTCCTCGGCTCCAGGCCGCACCTCCCGTCCCTTGTCAATGATGTCCCGTCGGGATTTTGCTGTATCTCCCGCCCCATCAACAACACGGTCCCCCAGTCGTGTCTCCAGCCGTGTTTCCAGCCGCCTTGCATCACGCAGCCCTAACCGCACCGGCTCTCCCACACCTAACCGTTCCCTCCTTGACCCTCCACCCTACAGCAAGCTTCGGCGTCCGCCAGGGGCGGAAGGCATCAACAACACCCCTCGAAACCGGCAAAGCTTTGCCGGGCTGTCATTCGGCCGCAGTGTCTCACACGATTATAACCGTGGCCTGCTCAGTCCCACCAAGGCTGAACGCCCGGGCACCGCACTGGGCCATGGGGGCAGTCGTCGCATCAGCTTGCTTCCTTTGCCACGAAACAAAAGCGGCCGGGATAGCAGTGCGGGCACTCGTAGTAAGCCGAGTGAACGTCCGCCGTGGCGGTAA
- a CDS encoding MBOAT, membrane-bound O-acyltransferase family-domain-containing protein, with translation MTSILSWFRRLYSLDTLDTRFIVSSNTPLKAVATDTRSAPAKDARANAIASNAAPSKWRTPEFWVYYVIFLIAVPLMFKTVIEVSQESHPTYPTYSHLLSPGWIAGRKVDNSDAQYSSFRDNIPYLLALLVAHPLLRRVYEHFAQPVDAGSTQTKANATTAQGDARLARRVRFDFYFALIFIVALHGVSAIKVLGILYVNYKIAKSLPRQYVPTITWTFNIAILFANELCTGYPFERIATMLSSEGNAGQESPLILWGRYLDSFGGIMPRWEVLFKVTILRQISFNMDYYWSLDYPASSPIEKKQADPTALSERDRVNIPAEPSAFNGRNYLAYVLYSPLYLAGPILTFNDYISQQRFPPLSLTRSRVTRYAVRFLLTVLAMEFILHFIYAVAISQAHPDWSLYSPGQLSMLGFFNLHIIWLKLLIPWRFFRLWALVDGVDPPENMVRCVSNNYSAFAFWRAWHRSFNRWIVRYVYVPLGGGRGRARGDDNKSSSVLFAKARQIFNFLIVFTFVALWHDLNLRLLMWGWLITLFVLPEIIATLLFPAHKWRSRPNTYRVLCGIGAVGNILMMMIANLVGFALGLDGIQGLLSEMLGSYSGLVYLATACAALFVGVQVMFEIRQEELRAGINLKC, from the exons ATGACTTCAATTCTCTCTTGGTTCCGACGGCTATATTCTCTGGATACGCTAGACACTCGTTTCATTGTCTCTTCAAATACTCCGCTGAAGGCTGTCGCTACTGACACGCGATCTGCTCCCGCAAAAGATGCCCGCGCAAATGCAATTGCCAGCAATGCTGCTCCTTCTAAGTGGCGCACGCCCGAGTTCTGGGTATACTATGttatcttcctcatcgcagTACCGTTGATGTTCAAAACGGTTATCGAAGTGTCACAGG AGAGTCATCCGACCTATCCAACATACTCTCATTTACTGTCCCCTGGATGGATAGCTGGGCGCAAAGTG GACAATTCAGATGCGCAGTATTCCAGCTTCCGTGACAACATTCCTTACCTCCTCGCGCTTTTGGTTGCCCATCCGCTGCTCCGTCGCGTCTACGAACACTTCGCACAACCGGTCGATGCAGGCTCTACTCAAACAAAGGCCAATGCCACTACCGCTCAGGGAGACGCACGCCTCGCCCGTCGGGTCCGGTTTGACTTTTATTTCGCCCTGATCTTTATCGTTGCTCTCCATGGTGTATCGGCTATAAAGGTGCTCGGTATATTATATGTAAACTATAAGATTGCGAAATCGCTTCCACGACAATATGTGCCTACTATTACCTGGACATTCAACATCGCGATACTGTTTGCGAACGAACTCTGCACAGGATACCCCTTCGAGCGCATAGCCACCATGCTGTCTTCAGAAGGTAACGCCGGGCAGGAATCTCCTTTAATCCTCTGGGGTCGATATCTCGACAGCTTTGGAGGTATAATGCCTCGGTGGGAGGTGCTTTTCAAAGTCACGATATTGCGGCAGATCAGCTTCAATATGGATTACTATTGGAGCCTCGATTATCCGGCCTCTAGCCCCATTGAA AAGAAACAAGCTGATCCTACGGCACTATCGGAGCGTGACCGTGTGAACATCCCGGCGGAACCGTCCGCATTCAATGGCCGCAATTACCTCGCCTATGTCCTGTATTCGCCATTATATCTAGCCGGGCCCATTTTAACATTCAACGATTATATTTCACAGCAGCGATTCCCACCTCTATCTCTTACCAGATCCCGCGTTACCCGCTACGCCGTCCGATTCCTTTTGACTGTGCTGGCCATGGAATTCATTCTCCATTTCATCTACGCAGTGGCCATCTCCCAAGCACACCCAGACTGGTCATTGTATAGCCCTGGCCAGCTCAGCATGCTaggcttcttcaacctgcACATTATCTGGCTGAAGCTCCTGATTCCATGGCGATTCTTCCGACTCTGGGCCCTAGTGGACGGCGTCGACCCACCAGAGAACATGGTCCGCTGCGTCTCAAACAACTACTCCGCATTCGCCTTCTGGCGCGCCTGGCACCGCTCCTTCAATCGCTGGATTGTGCGCTACGTCTACGTGCCCCtaggcggaggaagaggccgagCACGCGGCGACGATAACAAATCATCATCGGTACTCTTTGCCAAAGCCCGccagatcttcaacttcctcatcgtcttcactTTTGTTGCTCTCTGGCACGACCTCAACCTCCGTCTCCTCATGTGGGGATGGCTCATTACCCTTTTCGTCCTCCCCGAGATCATCGCTACTTTGCTTTTCCCCGCGCACAAATGGCGTTCCCGTCCGAATACATACCGCGTCCTTTGTGGTATTGGTGCTGTAGGGAATATtctcatgatgatgattgctAACTTGGTCGGGTTTGCTTTGGGCTTGGACGGTATTCAGGGCTTGCTAAGCGAGATGCTGGGGTCTTATTCTGGTCTGGTTTACCTGGCTACGGCCTGTGCGGCGCTATTTGTGGGCGTCCAGGTTATGTTTGAAATCCGGCAGGAGGAGTTACGAGCTGGTATCAATTTGAAGTGTTGA
- a CDS encoding putative acetyltransferase, GNAT family (histone acetyltransferase HPA2), translated as MPSILEDPTTTLPPPKTALQASQTLTPRTSHLKDGTPVTLYPIANGPQSIPADLVALLHREFSAEIKAGCTYPMEEPMTLERFAEYWFGTFAVVAVLGEEGLVEGRDWEKECLGTFYIKPNYPGRCSHVCNAGFLTTVAARGRGVGIVMGETYLQFAPKLGYKYSVFNLVFENNVASVKIWERLGFKIIGRVPGAARLANSEELVDALIIGRELV; from the exons atgcCCTCCATCCTCGAAGACCCCACCACAACCCTCCCACCCCCAAAAACAGCCCTCCAAGCCTCCCAAACCCTAACCCCCAGAACCTCCCACCTGAAAGATGGCACCCCCGTAACCCTCTACCCAATTGCCAACGGACCGCAAAGCATCCCCGCAGACCTAGTCGCGCTACTCCACCGCGAGTTCAGCGCCGAGATCAAGGCCGGGTGTACGTATCCCATGGAGGAGCCGATGACGTTGGAGCGGTTCGCGGAGTACTGGTTTGGGACTTTTGCTGTTGTGGCTGTTCTTGGGGAGGAGGGTCTTGTTGAGGGGAGGGATTGGGAAAAGGAGTGTCTGGGGACGTTTTATATTAAGCCTAATTATCCTG GTCGGTGTTCCCATGTCTGCAATGCAGGGTTCTTGACGACGGTTGCTGCGCGCGGCCGTGGAGTGGGTATTGTTATGGGTGAGACGTATTTGCAGTTTGCCCCGAAGCTG GGCTACAAATACTCCGTCTTTAACCTGGTCTTTGAGAATAATGTTGCGTCGGTGAAGATCTGGGAGAGACTCGGGTTCAAGATCATTGGCCGCGTGCCTGGAGCAGCAAGGCTGGCGAATAGTGAGGAGTTGGTGGATGCGTTGATTATCGGGAGGGAGTTGGTTTAG
- a CDS encoding choline dehydrogenase (oxidoreductase, putative) yields the protein MFSSLRGSQRTTHFWLRALIYWTFVSSLVCAETPFSPVMGGLYKELPEGLDEVDVIIAGGGTAGCVVASRLSDAYPTLSILVVEGGRDNRGLQNVTYPILLLNNILPGNTDTLFYEGIPEKAVGNRSLVVPSGGVLGGGSSINLLTYSRAQAVDYDQWGVEGWFSKDLVPYLQRLETYKGEGTPETHGYSGPMLVTPGNYTAKASEEGFIKAAAKLGYPEARDIQDLETINATQRNIRYVNGGKRQDAASNYLHPRLGDGFHPNLHVLTQHQVIRVLFNGNKASGVEFRPNPKFNDGVERPVQRVSAKKLVVLSSGALGTPLVLERSGVGDPEILGKAGVDVVAEVPGVGAEYQDHQLMTYAYYSSLLPNETFDAIYSGRTNVDELIQKNDPIIGWTAADVYSKLRPSDEEAKALGSAFESAWNRDYKTNPTKPLSMITSLNGFPGDSTGQPEVQYFSCSTFTPYPYSRGHLHITSKDLDASLDFATGFFADEDDIDIKKSVWSYKKQREIIRRMDIYRGEFAPLHPAFAADSDAATPSEPLDGPLPDDVPDIVYTAEDDAVLEQWLRAHVGTTWHSLGTCKMAPKSEGGVVDSSLSVYGVEKLKIADLSVPPGNVGANTANTAYMIGEKAADIFIQELKA from the exons ATGTTCTCCTCACTGAGGGGCAGTCAGCGGACTACACATTTCTGGCTTCGTGCTCTTATCTACTGGACTTTCGTCTCGTCGCTCGTCTGCGCTGAAACACCATTCTCACCAGTCATGGGCGGACTCTACAAGGAGCTCCCTGAGGGGCTTGATGAGGTCGATGTTATTATCGCTGGAG GCGGCACCGCGGGCTGTGTCGTGGCATCTCGACTGAGCGATGCTTATCCGACCCTGTCTATCCTCGTTGTCGAGGGTGGCCGAGATAACCGGGGCCTTCAAAACGTCACCTACCCTATACTCCTGCTCAACAACATCTTACCCGGAAACACCGACACGCTTTTCTATGAGGGCATCCCCGAGAAGGCCGTGGGCAATCGCTCGCTTGTCGTGCCATCCGGCGGTGTCCTCGGCGGCGGCTCGTCCATCAACCTGCTCACCTACAGCCGTGCTCAAGCCGTTGACTACGACCAGTGGGGAGTCGAGGGGTGGTTTTCCAAGGATTTGGTTCCGTATCTTCAAAGG CTCGAGACTTATAAAGGTGAGGGCACGCCCGAAACACACGGTTACTCTGGGCCCATGCTCGTGACCCCAGGCAACTATACGGCAAAGGCGTCCGAGGAGGGCTTCATCAAGGCGGCCGCTAAGCTCGGCTACCCGGAGGCCCGCGACATCCAAGACCTGGAAACCATCAACGCCACGCAGCGTAACATCCGCTACGTGAACGGAGGCAAGCGCCAGGACGCCGCCTCCAACTACCTGCACCCGCGCCTCGGTGACGGCTTccaccccaacctccacGTCCTCACCCAGCACCAGGTCATCCGTGTGCTCTTTAACGGCAACAAGGCCTCGGGTGTCGAATTCAGGCCCAACCCTAAGTTCAACGATGGTGTCGAGAGGCCTGTGCAGAGGGTCAGTGCCAAGAAGCTCGTCGTCCTCTCCTCCGGCGCCTTGGGCACCCCCCTTGTGCTGGAGCGCTCTGGCGTGGGCGACCCTGAGATCCTGGGCAAGGCGGGCGTCGATGTTGTCGCCGAGGTTCCCGGTGTTGGAGCCGAATATCAGGACCATCAGCTGATGACCTACGCCTACTACTCGAGTCTCCTGCCCAACGAGACCTTTGACGCTATCTACTCAGGTCGCACTAACGTCGACGAGCTTATTCAGAAGAACGACCCCATCATAGGCTGGACCGCCGCCGATGTCTACTCGAAGCTCCGGCCCAGCGACGAGGAGGCCAAGGCTCTTGGGTCCGCGTTTGAGAGCGCCTGGAACCGCGACTACAAGACTAACCCAACGAAGCCGCTTTCTATGATCACGTCGCTCAATGG CTTCCCCGGGGACTCCACCGGCCAGCCTGAAGTCCAGTACTTCTCCTGCTCCACCTTCACCCCGTACCCCTACTCCCGTGGCCACCTCCACATCACCTCCAAGGACCTTGATGCGTCCCTCGACTTTGCCACGGGCTTTTTcgccgacgaggatgacATCGACATCAAAAAGTCCGTGTGGTCCTACAAGAAGCAGCGCGAGATCATCCGCCGCATGGACATCTACCGCGGCGAGTTTGCCCCGCTACACCCGGCTTTCGCCGCGGACTCGGACGCCGCCACCCCCTCGGAGCCCCTTGACGGCCCTCTCCCCGACGATGTGCCCGACATTGTGTACACGGCTGAGGACGACGCGGTGCTGGAGCAGTGGCTGCGGGCTCATGTGGGCACGACGTGGCACTCGCTGGGAACGTGCAAAATGGCACCCAAGAGCGAGGGCGGCGTTGTCGACTCGAGCCTGAGCGTGTATGGTgtcgagaagctcaagatTGCCGATCTGAGTGTGCCGCCGGGCAACGTCGGTGCTAATACGGCTAATACTGCGTATATGATTGGCGAGAAGGCGGCCGACATTTTTATTCAGGAGCTGAAGGCATAG